In Pseudomonadota bacterium, the sequence GTAAGCTGTTTCAGGGCATCATCACCATCTTTAGCGCAAACCGTTTCATATCCCTGCGTGGAAAATGCCTTGTCAAGCATATCTCTGATGACCTTTTCATCATCAACGATCATGACTTTTTTATTCATATTCTTCACTCTCGGGATTTTTTTCCTTTATCACTCGACTCATCAAGATCAATGATATTGGTACTTCCAAGATAAGGCTTTGTTTTGTTTCTGGTGAGGCTCATCAGCTTGTGGGTAATATTGCCCATCCGTTCAGCCTGTTCACTGATGATTGTCGCCTGACGGAATATCTTGCTGTCTTCCCGGCAACCCATCTTCAGCAGATCGGCATACCCCATGATTGCGTGTAATGGTTGGTTCAGTTCATGACAAATGGCACCGGCCAGCTCGATAATGCTCTTGAATTTCTCATCCTCGAGCAACTGTTCTTTCATTTGTTTGTTGGTCAGCGCAGAACCTAAGCGGGCCAGAAGCTCAACTCTGCTGATCGGTTTGCATAAATAATCCGTGCATCCGGAGGCGAAAGCTTTTTCCAGAATCTCATCTTCATTGTCGGCAGTCATGAAAATCACCGGAATCTCACTGGTGATGCTGTTTTTTTTCAGCTTCATGCAAGTCTTGATACCATCAGGGTCAGGCATGTTGATATCAAGAAGAATGAGATCTGGCTTGTTTTTCTTCGCTTTCTCAAGGCAGTCTCTGCCCGAAAGCGAGGTCAGAACCCTGTAGCCTTCATCTTTTAGAACATCTTCGACGATATCAAGGCTGATCTGCTCATCATCAACGACCAGAACAGAAGTTCCCGCTTCTTTGCAACTCTTGTCCATGTGATTTCCCAAAGGAACACCTGCCTTAATGTTCTAACAGACCATAACATCTGATTTAATCACAATAAAAGAAAACAAGTCCAATAAAAAAACACTTTCAGGAGTGACGGCCCACCATAATTTATGGTAAATAGCCTCGCAATAGATTATCCATTAATGTTTCGGTTCGGAGATCGAATACATCTGTAAGCAAGCTGACACGATCCCCTGCTTTATGATCTGGAATATACATTGTCCCATTCTGGAGGGAGTTGACTCCGGAGGGGTTGGATAACCCACGTCCGGTCATACCGGAATATCTGTTCATAACAACATAAAGCATTTCCACAGGAGGATAAAATGCCTGAAAGAATTTTCAACTTCAGCGCCGGACCGGGAACATTGCCGGTTGAGGTGCTTAAACAGGCCGCCAGGGATATTGTCAATTTCAACGATACCGGGATCGGCCTTATCGAAATGAGCCATCGCAGCAAGGGTTTCATGGCGGTTGCGGCAGAGGCGGAGGCCTCGCTGCGAGAAATCATGTCTATCCCGGACAATTTCAAGGTCCTCTTTCTTCAGGGCGGGGCTTCCACCCAGTTTGCCATGGTTCCCATGAATCTGCTGGCGCAGGGTAAAAGGGGCGTCTATCTGAATACCGGAACCTGGTCCAAAAAAGCGATCAAGGAAGGGAAATTGTTCGGCGAAGTCGAGGTTGCCTACTCTTCAGAGAAGGATAACTTCAACCATGTCCCCGGTGCCGGTGATTACAAGGTCACTCCGGGTGCCGAATACCTTTACTTTGTTTCCAACAACACCATTTTCGGCACTCAGTTTCATACCTTTCCGAAAACCGACAGCTATCTTGTCTGTGACATGTCATCAGACATCCTGTCCCGCCCCGTGGATTTTTCCTCATTCGGGCTGATCTTTGCCGGCGCCCAGAAAAACATGGGGCCGGCAGGGTGCGCCGTTGTCATTATCCGTGAGGATCTCCTGGACCGGGTTCCTGAAAACACCCCGACCATGTTCAAGTACAAAACCCATGCGGAAACGGATTCCATGTTCAATACCCCGCCCTGCTTTGCGATTTATACCATCGGGCTGGTTCTGAAATGGCTCAAGGGGCTTGGCGGAATACCCGTCATGGAAAAAATGAACCGGGAAAAGGCCGGCATTCTTTATGACGCCATTGACTCTACGGATTTCTACAGAGGGCATGCTTTAAAGGAGTCCCGCTCCTTTATGAACATCACCTTCAACCTGCCGACCCCGGAACTGGAAGCTGCTTTCATCAAGGAAGCGACCTCCCGAGGCTTCGATGGTCTAAAGGGGCATCGTTCAGTCGGCGGTTGCCGGGCCTCGATCTACAATGCTTTTCCCCGGGACGGTGTTGAAAAGCTTGTCGATTTTATGCGGGAGTTTGAAAGAAAAAACGGCTGAAAAGTGCACTACGAAGGAAACATCATCCGCCCGCCCAGTGAGGCCGACAGCATCATCCTCCAGGTGACCGTCGGCTGTTCGCATAACAGATGTTCCTTCTGCGGCACCTATCGTGGCGAGTTGTTCCGGCTCAAAAAAGAAGAAACAATCCTTGAAGATATTGAGTTTGCAGCACGATACTGTGGTCGGCAGAAGAGGGTTTTTCTGGCCGATGGAGATGTCTTAAGCCTGCCGCAGAGAAAACTGGTACACCTCTTTTCCCTGATCCGGGAAAAACTGCCTTTTGTCAACCGGATCGCTCTCTATGGAAATGCCAAAAACATTATCCGGAAAAGTCAGGATGAACTGGCCGAACTGAAAGAACTGGGGTTGGCCCGGGTGTATATGGGCCTTGAAAGCGGCAACAACCAAACGCTTCAGGCCATCAACAAGGGTGTTGATGCCGAAACGCTGATCCGGGCCGGGAAAATGATCCGCGCCGCCGACCTGTTTCTCTCGGTTACGGTTCTCCTCGGTGTTGCCGGTAAAGACCGCTCTTGTGAACACGCCAGGGATACCGGCAAGGTGATCAGTGCCATGGAACCCAGTCAGGTCGGGGTTCTCACCCTGATGCTGCTGCCGGGGACGCCCTTGTCCGATGACGCAGCTTCCGGCAGATTTTCACTCCCTGACAAATCAGGTTTACTCGCCGAGCTTGCGCTTATTGTAAAGAATATTGATCTGCATCAGGTACAGTTTCAGGCCAATCACGCCTCAAATTATCTGCCGGTCAATTGTCGTTTGCCGCGGGACCGGGAGAAGGTCCTGGCGGCTATTGAAATGGCGCAAACTGGTGCCATCTCCTTAAAACCTGAATATCTGCGGGCCCTGTGAACCCTGAGCAGCATGACGAAAAAGATTGATCTGAAAAATCTCAGCGAACAGATGCTCGTTGACTATGTCACCGGAGCCGGGATGCAGGCTTTCCGGGCCCGACAGCTTTTCTCCTGGTTGTACCGTCCTGGAATCACGAGTTTTGAGCAGATGACCGATCTTTCCAAGGAGTTCAGGACTGAGCTGGCCAAGAGTGCTCGGATCAGCCGCCTGGTCCCTGAGATTCAGGAAAAATCGGAGGACGGCACGATCAAGTTCGGTTTTCTGCTTGAAGATGGTTATCTGGTTGAGTCGGTGCTGATTCCAGAAGAGGATCGCAACACCTTATGCGTCTCCTCCCAGGTCGGTTGCGCCATGGGATGCGCCTTCTGCCTGACCGGGAAAATGGGGCTGAAAAGAAACCTGGAACCCTCGGAAATCGTCAATCAGGTCTGCGCCGTAATCGATTCACTGCCCGACGAGGCCTGTTCCAGCGGAGATAAAAAAAGCGGCTGCATCAATAATCTTGTCTTTATGGGAATGGGTGAACCGCTGGCGAATCTTGACAATTTGCTGGTCGCTCTCGATATTATCATGGACCAGCGGGGGCTCGATTTTTCCGGGCGAAGGGTTACCGTTTCCACCTGCGGCCTGGTGCCGAAGATGAGACAGCTGGGCGAGAAGGCGCCGGTTAACCTCGCGGTTTCCCTGCACAGCGTCAAGGATTCAGTCCGGGATGAATTGATGCCGGTCAACAGGAAATATCCCGTCGACAAACTCCTTGAGGCTTGTCGCACATTTCCCCTGCCCCGCCGACGGATGATCATGTTTGAGTATATCATGATCAAAGGCCTGAATGATTCCCTCGAAGATGCCCGAGAACTGGTCGCCAAGCTGAAAGATATTCGCTGCAAGATTAACCTTCTGCCCTACAATGCCTGTCCGGGGATGCCCTACGAAAGACCATCAATCGAGACGATCGAAGCGTTTCAGAATGTTTTGCGAAAAGCAGGGTTTTCCGTTTTTATCAGGTTCAGCAGGGGGAGCGATATATCTGCCGCATGTGGTCAACTTGCGGGGACTTATGGGAAATGAGCTGTAACGGAAAGTGTCTCCCGGGAACTTGAATAAAGCTTACGCAGCTCAGATGGAGTTTTAACAACTCTATTTTCCTTTTAGTCTTTGAGATCTTCAAGCTTGAAATGGTATCATCTCAGATTATTGGAACGATACAGCCCGACAACTCTTAAACCACGGGGTAAACATGCCTTCCATCAGAATTCTCATTGTTGATGATTTCGATACAATGCAGAAAATTATTCGCAACATCCTGCTGGAACAGGGATACACAAATCTGACATTTGCAACCGATGGGGAAAAGGCGGTAAAGATTCTTGCCGATGAAAAGATCGATCTCATTATCTCCGACTGGAACATGCCCAGAATGACCGGGGTGGAACTACTTAAACATGTCAGGAAGGCCCCTGCCCTCGCCCATATCCCGTTTATCATGGTGACTGCAGAGGGAGAAAAAGAAAATATCCTGAAAGCGATCCAGGCTAAGGTTGATCAATACATCATCAAACCTTTTACCCCTGAAATGCTGGCTCAAAAAATCAGGAACGTTCTCGAAAAGGCTGAAAAAATTGCCCGGGAAAAATAACGTCCATCCCCCCTCATGGTGATTCTACACCGATCAGGTAGTGCGCATGCAAAGCGTAAAGAATTCCAGTAACCAGAAGTCTCACGTTATTCGCTCTTAAATGCGTAGAAATTCCTTACCCGCAGCAGAGAACTTTCCCGAGAGCGGTGTTCAGCTGTTGCAGATCAAAGGGTTTGCTCAGGAACCCCTTGACCGCCGGATTACTGCGGAGTGACTCATCCTCTGCCATTGATCCGCTGCAGATAATGACCTTCATTGCCGGTTTTAACGCAATCAGTTTAGGCAGCAGGTCAAGGCCGGAGATGTCCGGGAGGGTCAGATCCAGCAGCAGAATGTCGATTTCGTTTTCATTTTTTTCTGCGGCCTTCACAGCATCTCTGCCGTTTTTTACAGCGGTTACCTGATGGCCGCAGACTTCCAGAAGTTCTTTGGTGGTCTCCATGATCAGGTAGTCATCTTCTACCAGTAAAACGTTACTCACTTGGTACCTCTTTGGCTCGGCTCAATAAAAAAAGCAGGAAGCATTAACCTGATGTTAATGGCTTCCCGCTTGATAAAACAAGTGATTTCAATAATCAGCCGGTGATTGCGGCAATTGTTTTGCTGAGTTTTTCATCAACCGCGACAGCGATCGACTTATCAGTAATCCCCGGGATCTCCTTGCGGAGTTCTTTACTCAAGTTGCCAAACCCCATCCGGAGCTTTCTGTCGCTGACCAGCGCCAGGGCTTTTTCCGCCCTCTGTTTTGCTTCTTCCGGTTTCAGCCCTTCTGCGTGTCCAAGTGGGCCAAGGTTCTTTACCGTATTGGTAAAATCGGTAATCAGTTTAACAAACCTGGGCGCTTCTGCAGCTGAAGCCCATTGCAGACTGAATCGGGCAGGATTGAGCCCGACCTCCTGCAGCACTTTAATGATAAGACCATTCACTCCCATCGCGTCGTAATTACCAACCTGGTAATGACATTCACCAAGTTGTCAGCCGCCGGTGAAGATTCCTGCCGCTCCTTCGGCAAAACCCCGCATCACAAATGCCGGATCGATTCTTCCGGTACACATGACCCGGATGGTCCTTAAATTTGGCGGGTACTGGTATCTCGATACCCCGGCCGAGTCAGCTGCCGCGTAACAGCACCAGTTGCACAGGAAACCGAGAATCTTTGGGTTGAACTGTTCACTGCTCATCTTATTTTTCCTCCAAAGCTACGCCGAAGGCTTCGATCTGGGAATTAATCTGTTCATTTGTGAATCCTCCCATGGAAATCGCAAAAGTGGGACAGTGCGAAGCGCAAATCCCGCATGCTTTGCAGGATGCGACAATGGTCTCGGCTTTAGGTAGTTTCCCGACCTTGACCATGTCAATCGCCTTGTACGGGCAGAGGCTCGTGCAGATACGGCAGCCGATACATTTCTCCTGGTCGACATGGGAAACTATCGGGTCTACGGAAACCACGCCTTTCACCAGAGGGATCGCCGCCTTGGCTGCAGCCGCCTGGGCCTGGACAATGATCTCGTCCAGTGGTTTTGGTGAATGGGCCAGGCCGCAAAGGAACACCCCGGAAACCGGCATTTCTACAGGACGGAGTTTAACATGCGCTTCAAGGTAGAATTTATTTTCATTGATCGGAATTTTAAGCAGTTTGCTCAATTCTTCCGTATCCTCCGGCACAGTCCCGACGCTCAGAGTGATCAGGGAAGGATTGTAGGTCACATCCTCCCGCAGGATCGGATCATGGAAGGAAACCTCAACCTTCGACCCTTTAGCACTGATAACCGGCTTGTTGTCCATTGAATAAGGGATAAAGATAACCCCTTTCTCGCGGGCTTCACGGTAGGCATCCTCGGCATAACCATAGGTCCGCATGTCTCGGTAAAGGACGATGATCTGCGATCCGGGGTTGATAGCCTTGATTTTCAGGGCATTCTTGACTGCCTGGGTACAACAGGTTTTGCTGCAGTAGGCAAGA encodes:
- a CDS encoding response regulator, coding for MDKSCKEAGTSVLVVDDEQISLDIVEDVLKDEGYRVLTSLSGRDCLEKAKKNKPDLILLDINMPDPDGIKTCMKLKKNSITSEIPVIFMTADNEDEILEKAFASGCTDYLCKPISRVELLARLGSALTNKQMKEQLLEDEKFKSIIELAGAICHELNQPLHAIMGYADLLKMGCREDSKIFRQATIISEQAERMGNITHKLMSLTRNKTKPYLGSTNIIDLDESSDKGKKSRE
- the serC gene encoding 3-phosphoserine/phosphohydroxythreonine transaminase; protein product: MPERIFNFSAGPGTLPVEVLKQAARDIVNFNDTGIGLIEMSHRSKGFMAVAAEAEASLREIMSIPDNFKVLFLQGGASTQFAMVPMNLLAQGKRGVYLNTGTWSKKAIKEGKLFGEVEVAYSSEKDNFNHVPGAGDYKVTPGAEYLYFVSNNTIFGTQFHTFPKTDSYLVCDMSSDILSRPVDFSSFGLIFAGAQKNMGPAGCAVVIIREDLLDRVPENTPTMFKYKTHAETDSMFNTPPCFAIYTIGLVLKWLKGLGGIPVMEKMNREKAGILYDAIDSTDFYRGHALKESRSFMNITFNLPTPELEAAFIKEATSRGFDGLKGHRSVGGCRASIYNAFPRDGVEKLVDFMREFERKNG
- a CDS encoding radical SAM protein: MHYEGNIIRPPSEADSIILQVTVGCSHNRCSFCGTYRGELFRLKKEETILEDIEFAARYCGRQKRVFLADGDVLSLPQRKLVHLFSLIREKLPFVNRIALYGNAKNIIRKSQDELAELKELGLARVYMGLESGNNQTLQAINKGVDAETLIRAGKMIRAADLFLSVTVLLGVAGKDRSCEHARDTGKVISAMEPSQVGVLTLMLLPGTPLSDDAASGRFSLPDKSGLLAELALIVKNIDLHQVQFQANHASNYLPVNCRLPRDREKVLAAIEMAQTGAISLKPEYLRAL
- the rlmN gene encoding 23S rRNA (adenine(2503)-C(2))-methyltransferase RlmN, which encodes MTKKIDLKNLSEQMLVDYVTGAGMQAFRARQLFSWLYRPGITSFEQMTDLSKEFRTELAKSARISRLVPEIQEKSEDGTIKFGFLLEDGYLVESVLIPEEDRNTLCVSSQVGCAMGCAFCLTGKMGLKRNLEPSEIVNQVCAVIDSLPDEACSSGDKKSGCINNLVFMGMGEPLANLDNLLVALDIIMDQRGLDFSGRRVTVSTCGLVPKMRQLGEKAPVNLAVSLHSVKDSVRDELMPVNRKYPVDKLLEACRTFPLPRRRMIMFEYIMIKGLNDSLEDARELVAKLKDIRCKINLLPYNACPGMPYERPSIETIEAFQNVLRKAGFSVFIRFSRGSDISAACGQLAGTYGK
- a CDS encoding response regulator; translated protein: MPSIRILIVDDFDTMQKIIRNILLEQGYTNLTFATDGEKAVKILADEKIDLIISDWNMPRMTGVELLKHVRKAPALAHIPFIMVTAEGEKENILKAIQAKVDQYIIKPFTPEMLAQKIRNVLEKAEKIAREK
- a CDS encoding response regulator; translation: MSNVLLVEDDYLIMETTKELLEVCGHQVTAVKNGRDAVKAAEKNENEIDILLLDLTLPDISGLDLLPKLIALKPAMKVIICSGSMAEDESLRSNPAVKGFLSKPFDLQQLNTALGKVLCCG
- a CDS encoding hydrogenase iron-sulfur subunit; the protein is MGVNGLIIKVLQEVGLNPARFSLQWASAAEAPRFVKLITDFTNTVKNLGPLGHAEGLKPEEAKQRAEKALALVSDRKLRMGFGNLSKELRKEIPGITDKSIAVAVDEKLSKTIAAITG
- a CDS encoding hydrogenase iron-sulfur subunit, translated to MSSEQFNPKILGFLCNWCCYAAADSAGVSRYQYPPNLRTIRVMCTGRIDPAFVMRGFAEGAAGIFTGG